The sequence TACTTACAAATGAGCGCTACAATGATTTGGTTCTAGAGCAACTTCCACAAGTAAAACAAGAGCAAATTATTTTAGAGCCTGCGATGCGAAATACGGCTCCTTGTATCTTATATGCCTCTTTGAAAATAAAAAAACAAAACCCAAACGCAGTTGTTGTTGTTGCGCCAAGTGATCATTGGATAGAAGATGAATTGCAGTTTATTTCAAATATTCAACGTTCTTTCGACTACTGTGTTCTTCAAGAAACATTAATGACATTGGGAATATTACCCACATTTCCAAATACAGGTTATGGATATATTGAATTTGACAAATTAGATACACGTCCTATAAAAAAAGTAGCGCAATTTAGAGAAAAACCTGACTACCCTACAGCTAGGAAGTTCATTCAAAGCAGAAATTTTCTTTGGAATGCAGGAATTTTCATTTGGAGTATCAAAGCTATTACAGAAGCCTTTGAAGAGTTTCAACCAGAAATGTATGAACATTTCATGAATGGCTATGCTGTTTACAATACACCCGCTGAAAAAGCTTTTATTTTAGAAAACTATCCAAAAGCAGATAACATATCTATCGATTATGCTATTTTAGAAAAGGCACAAAATGTTTATGTTCTTCCAGCAACTTTTGATTGGAATGATTTAGGAACTTGGGGTTCTTTATATGATAAATTACCTAAAGACAAACAAGAAAATGCAATTATTAATGCAAAAGTACTTTTAGAAAACGCATCAAACAACATCATTCGAACTGAAAACAAGAAAACAGTAGTTATTGACGGCTTAAACGATTATATAATAGTTGACAAAGACGATGTCTTATTGATTTACCCAAAAAACAAAGAACAAGAAATTAAAGCTATTGTAAATAAGTTAAAATAAACAATGGAAAACGATAATACATCCAAGACCTTTTCTGAAATTATCAAACAATTGAAAGAATTTGTTATTGCTGTTTTTGACATCTCTAGAGATTCAGACAAAACGGCAACGATTGAAGATATCAAGTCAGGGATATATATGAAAGGTACATCTGCTTGGGTACTAATTTTCTCTATTCTAATCGCTTCGGCAGGCTTAAACACTGGTTCTGCACCTGTTGTAATTGGAGCGATGCTAATTTCACCACTTATGGGACCAATTTTAGGTATTGGACTTTCTTTAGGAATCAACAACATTGACTTTCTTAAAAAAGCGCTGACTAATTTTGCCGTAATGGTGGTGCTAAGTTTACTTACTTCGTTTTTGTTTTTTAGTATTCCTATGTTCCAAAACGAAACAAACGAACTAATAAACAGAACAATTCCAGATGTTAGAGATGTAATTATTGCTTTTTCTGGTGGTCTAGCTTTAATTGTAGCTTTAAGCCAACGAAACAAATCTTTAAACACCATTGCTGGAGTTGCCATAGCCACTGCTTTAATGCCGCCTTTATGCACTGCAGGCTATGGATTAGCTACTGGAAAATGGCATTTTTTTGGTGGTGCTATGTTTTTATTCTCAATAAACACTATTTTCATTGCCTCTGCAACATTTATAATCGTTCGTTTTTTAAAATTCCCTTATGAAGCTTATGCAGATTCAAACAGAAGAAAAAGAATTTCTCAAGTAATTTCCTTTTTTGCTTTGGCAATTTTAGTTCCTAGTATTTATATGTTTTATGGTTTATACAAAAAATCAGATTTTACACAAAAAGTGACCTTACTAATCGAAAAGGTAAAAAAAGAACAAGGCATACTAATATTAGATGTTAATACTGACTACACTACTAAGAAAATAGAATTTGCAGTTATCGGAAAAAGCCTTTCAAAAGATGATATTTCTACATTTAAGCAAGAAATGAAACAATTGGGGTATGAAGACTGTAATTTTAAAGTATTACAAAATGCTGGTAATATTGAAACTATCAATAAAATAAACGAAATAGAATCTTCTTTCCTATCCAATCAACAATTGCTTGTTAAAAAAGAAGCTATATTATTGGAGAAAGACAAAGAAATTTTCGAATTAAAAAACCTTTTAAGTGTAAAAAAAGAAAAAGTTTTCCCTTTTAATGATATTGCGAAAGAAATAAAATCACTACGTCCTGAAATTGAAGAAGTCACTTTTTCAGATGCAATTAAAACTAATTTTTCAAAAACAGATACTATTCCAACTTTTCTAATAAAATGGAATAAAAAAGTAAAAACAAAAGAAAAAGAAGAAACATCTAAAACACTACAAAATTGGTTGCGAACAAAATTAAAGAGTGATAAAATAATCATTAAAGAGGATCATTAATTTGCATCCTCTTCCAAATACATTTTTCTTACTTTTTTGAATAATTCAGATGAGTACACAAAATCGGTAACTGCTTCATTATCTGTTTTAAAAATCTCTCTATTTGTTCCTTCCCATTCTAACAATCCGTTTCTTAAAAAAACGATTTTCTGTCCAATTTCCATAACAGAATTCATATCATGAGTATTAATAACAGTTGTAATGTTATATTCTTCAGTAATCTCTTGAATTAAATTATCTATAACAATTGCGGTCTTAGGATCTAAACCAGAATTTGGTTCATCACAAAAAAGATATTTAGGATTATTTACAATCGCTCTTGCAATTGCGACACGTTTTTGCATTCCTCCAGAAATTTCAGAAGGTTTCTTTGTATGTGCGTTAATTAGGTTTACTCTATCAATAACAAAATCAACACGTTCTTTTATCTCAGCTGGTGTTTTATTTGTAAACATTCTTAAAGGAAAACCAATATTCTCAGCTACAGTCATGCTATCAAACAAAGCACTGCCTTGAAAAACCATACCAATTTCTGTACGAAGTTCTCTCTTCTCATCATCAGTTAAGTTAGAATATACTCTACCATCAAACTCAATCGTGCCCGATTCTGGGGTATGTATTCCTAATAAAGATTTCAAAAAAACTGTTTTACCAGAACCACTTTGCCCAATAATTAAATTAG is a genomic window of Flavobacterium jumunjinense containing:
- a CDS encoding ABC transporter ATP-binding protein, with the translated sequence MIEVKNIEKTFGDQKVLKGISTRFEAGMTNLIIGQSGSGKTVFLKSLLGIHTPESGTIEFDGRVYSNLTDDEKRELRTEIGMVFQGSALFDSMTVAENIGFPLRMFTNKTPAEIKERVDFVIDRVNLINAHTKKPSEISGGMQKRVAIARAIVNNPKYLFCDEPNSGLDPKTAIVIDNLIQEITEEYNITTVINTHDMNSVMEIGQKIVFLRNGLLEWEGTNREIFKTDNEAVTDFVYSSELFKKVRKMYLEEDAN
- a CDS encoding DUF389 domain-containing protein, which translates into the protein MENDNTSKTFSEIIKQLKEFVIAVFDISRDSDKTATIEDIKSGIYMKGTSAWVLIFSILIASAGLNTGSAPVVIGAMLISPLMGPILGIGLSLGINNIDFLKKALTNFAVMVVLSLLTSFLFFSIPMFQNETNELINRTIPDVRDVIIAFSGGLALIVALSQRNKSLNTIAGVAIATALMPPLCTAGYGLATGKWHFFGGAMFLFSINTIFIASATFIIVRFLKFPYEAYADSNRRKRISQVISFFALAILVPSIYMFYGLYKKSDFTQKVTLLIEKVKKEQGILILDVNTDYTTKKIEFAVIGKSLSKDDISTFKQEMKQLGYEDCNFKVLQNAGNIETINKINEIESSFLSNQQLLVKKEAILLEKDKEIFELKNLLSVKKEKVFPFNDIAKEIKSLRPEIEEVTFSDAIKTNFSKTDTIPTFLIKWNKKVKTKEKEETSKTLQNWLRTKLKSDKIIIKEDH
- a CDS encoding mannose-1-phosphate guanylyltransferase — protein: MNTNYYAILMAGGVGSRFWPVSTTDFPKQFHDMLGTGDTLIQKTFSRLSQLIPKENILILTNERYNDLVLEQLPQVKQEQIILEPAMRNTAPCILYASLKIKKQNPNAVVVVAPSDHWIEDELQFISNIQRSFDYCVLQETLMTLGILPTFPNTGYGYIEFDKLDTRPIKKVAQFREKPDYPTARKFIQSRNFLWNAGIFIWSIKAITEAFEEFQPEMYEHFMNGYAVYNTPAEKAFILENYPKADNISIDYAILEKAQNVYVLPATFDWNDLGTWGSLYDKLPKDKQENAIINAKVLLENASNNIIRTENKKTVVIDGLNDYIIVDKDDVLLIYPKNKEQEIKAIVNKLK